One part of the Rutidosis leptorrhynchoides isolate AG116_Rl617_1_P2 chromosome 1, CSIRO_AGI_Rlap_v1, whole genome shotgun sequence genome encodes these proteins:
- the LOC139874699 gene encoding UPF0481 protein At3g47200-like: MEVSNHVDAIVDILVDSVIETHDALPKDKTIYTVPSRLRDYSPNSFTPRLVSIGPLHKEHKNVQDIEEGKVVLFKEVLEKVNSPLKKTIEACVLKVHPRLNDIRACYSLSNNTYQDVDLVKMMLMDACFILFLLTHSDYMSKRENPVLLLSLVSDLVLIENQIPFFVLHDIFECTVLKCQPTASLNMMLLKVLESVKPFEAELNAEIHAKTGAKYDHILDFLHRSYEPITNVSSSGSTVFVPPSYSVTELEKAGVKFVLNKDSKPLAINFESNWRKPILTLPLLSIDVYTELVFYNLIALELPRLRSAYFTSYVVAMMNLVKTTEDHLKLQGLKIARNNPSGPEYVVELIHNLSKGCDLKEFLYNKDWEKMHEYCNSPLGWTRRTYFSGAWSYIASISGLIIFILTVIQTYCSVRGK, from the coding sequence ATGGAAGTTTCTAATCATGTAGATGCCATTGTTGATATTCTCGTTGATTCTGTGATAGAAACGCATGATGCATTGCCCAAAGATAAAACAATTTATACAGTTCCTAGCAGGTTGCGAGATTATAGCCCTAATTCTTTCACCCCTAGACTGGTCTCAATTGGACCTTTACACAAAGAACATAAAAATGTACAAGATATTGAAGAGGGTAAAGTAGTTCTTTTTAAAGAAGTATTAGAAAAAGTAAATTCGCCACTAAAGAAAACAATTGAAGCGTGTGTTCTGAAGGTGCATCCTCGTTTAAATGATATCAGAGCATGTTATTCGTTGTCGAATAATACCTATCAAGACGTTGATCTTGTGAAAATGATGTTGATGGATGCTTGTTTCATATTATTTCTACTTACTCATTCTGATTACATGTCAAAACGAGAGAATCCGGTGCTTCTATTATCTCTGGTTTCTGATCTAGTTCTGATCGAAAATCAGATCCCTTTTTTTGTCCTTCATGACATTTTTGAATGCACCGTTTTGAAATGTCAACCCACAGCTTCTCTTAATATGATGCTCTTGAAAGTGTTGGAATCTGTAAAGCCATTTGAAGCAGAATTAAATGCTGAAATCCATGCAAAGACTGGCGCAAAATACGATCATATCCTTGATTTTCTCCATAGATCTTACGAGCCTATAACTAACGTATCATCAAGCGGTAGCACAGTATTCGTGCCACCATCTTATTCAGTTACAGAACTCGAAAAGGCCGGAGTGAAATTTGTGCTTAATAAAGACAGCAAGCCACTAGCTATCAACTTTGAATCGAATTGGCGTAAGCCTATATTGACACTCCCATTATTGAGCATTGATGTGTACACCGAGTTAGTTTTTTATAACCTCATTGCTTTGGAACTGCCACGATTGAGGAGTGCTTACTTCACATCATATGTTGTTGCTATGATGAATCTAGTTAAAACAACAGAAGACCATCTCAAGTTACAAGGCTTGAAAATTGCTAGAAACAATCCAAGTGGACCCGAGTATGTTGTTGAATTGATCCATAACTTATCGAAAGGGTGTGATCTGAAAGAGTTTTTGTACAATAAAGATTGGGAGAAGATGCACGAGTATTGCAACAGCCCCTTAGGGTGGACGAGGCGTACCTACTTCAGTGGTGCATGGAGTTACATTGCATCAATATCTGGATTGATCATATTCATTCTTACCGTCATTCAGACGTATTGTTCTGTTCGCGGTAAGTGA